The Desmonostoc muscorum LEGE 12446 genome includes a region encoding these proteins:
- a CDS encoding Spy/CpxP family protein refolding chaperone, producing the protein MKLKTLSLIAGAIALSLTATSFAVVAQTASPSPLLLAQTPQKPKGPWAELGLSDAQKSQIQAIRRDSRAKYEAVFTPEQKAKLETARQARQTQRQAGQGQQQPGQSRGVWKKFADLNLTEAQKTQMRQIRESEKQQIQAVLTPEQRQKLEQFQQNMKQRRQQRNPQ; encoded by the coding sequence ATGAAACTCAAAACATTATCATTAATTGCTGGAGCGATCGCTTTAAGTTTAACTGCAACTTCCTTTGCTGTGGTAGCTCAAACAGCCTCTCCTTCACCCCTGCTACTCGCACAAACTCCACAAAAACCAAAGGGTCCTTGGGCAGAGTTGGGACTAAGCGATGCACAAAAAAGCCAAATTCAGGCAATTCGCCGTGATAGCCGCGCCAAATATGAAGCAGTTTTCACCCCAGAACAAAAAGCAAAGTTAGAGACCGCAAGGCAAGCCCGTCAGACTCAACGCCAAGCAGGCCAAGGTCAACAGCAACCAGGTCAGAGTCGAGGTGTATGGAAGAAGTTTGCTGACTTAAATCTGACTGAAGCACAAAAAACCCAAATGCGACAAATCCGCGAATCAGAGAAACAACAGATTCAAGCAGTTTTAACCCCTGAACAACGGCAAAAACTAGAACAATTCCAACAGAACATGAAACAGCGTCGTCAACAACGCAATCCTCAATAA
- a CDS encoding sensor histidine kinase: MNPLIQIKKHPFPSLLYLEWILLAITALIAVIPPPVRRFRPKRTDVSICSTFPDLSICNLLPELSIYSLIIFALMGLWLPKNNLKSKLIYTFIQILLILLIGLFGERFARLFPFLYIILVTRSCLIFNLPGRLFITSLSFTLFLLTTQLKYQLFSFQSSPQAQERFRFFSLNWSLVFGLSLVFVLLMMNAVLSERHSREKLAIANEKLRQYAMRIENQATLEERNRIAREIHDSLGHSLTALNLQLETALKLWPSNPMKAETFLATAKELGSKALKDVRQSVSTMRSNPLQEQSLERAIAGLAEDFHRSNGILPIYQINLEYSLPPEINTAIYRIIQESLTNISKYASATEVKIELTTIRSNLRLIIQDNGRGFDIRQNTTGFGLHSMRDRTLALGGEFNINSTPGSGCKIIVNIPLTRLT; encoded by the coding sequence ATAAATCCTCTAATTCAAATTAAAAAACATCCTTTTCCATCTCTGCTTTATTTAGAATGGATATTACTGGCAATCACTGCTTTAATAGCAGTTATACCACCTCCTGTACGGCGATTTCGCCCTAAACGAACAGATGTATCAATTTGTAGTACATTTCCAGATTTATCAATTTGTAATTTATTGCCAGAGTTATCAATTTATAGTCTGATTATTTTTGCATTAATGGGCTTATGGTTACCCAAAAATAATCTAAAAAGTAAGTTGATATACACATTTATTCAAATTTTATTGATTTTATTGATCGGGCTTTTTGGTGAAAGATTTGCTCGTCTTTTTCCGTTTCTTTACATAATTTTAGTGACTCGCAGTTGTCTAATTTTTAATTTACCTGGGCGTTTATTCATTACAAGTCTGTCATTTACTTTATTTCTGCTGACTACACAGTTAAAATATCAGTTATTCAGTTTTCAATCTTCACCACAAGCTCAAGAACGTTTTCGATTTTTCAGCTTAAACTGGTCATTGGTGTTTGGTCTGAGTTTAGTTTTTGTGTTGTTGATGATGAATGCGGTATTATCTGAACGCCACAGTCGGGAAAAACTAGCTATTGCTAATGAAAAACTTCGTCAATACGCCATGCGGATTGAAAATCAAGCTACCTTGGAAGAACGAAACCGCATTGCACGTGAAATCCATGATTCATTAGGACACTCTCTAACTGCTTTAAATCTACAATTAGAAACTGCTTTAAAATTGTGGCCATCTAATCCAATGAAAGCTGAGACATTTCTGGCAACGGCAAAGGAATTAGGTTCAAAAGCGCTCAAAGATGTCCGTCAATCTGTTTCAACTATGCGTTCCAACCCATTACAAGAGCAATCTTTAGAACGTGCGATCGCTGGTCTTGCAGAAGATTTTCATCGCTCAAATGGTATTCTACCAATTTATCAAATCAATCTTGAATATTCTTTACCGCCTGAAATCAACACTGCTATTTATCGGATTATTCAAGAATCTTTGACAAATATTTCTAAATATGCATCTGCAACGGAGGTGAAAATAGAACTTACTACCATCAGAAGCAATTTACGATTGATAATTCAGGATAATGGTAGAGGTTTTGATATCAGGCAAAATACTACTGGTTTTGGACTTCATAGTATGCGCGATCGCACTTTAGCACTTGGGGGTGAATTTAATATTAATAGCACTCCTGGTTCTGGTTGCAAAATTATAGTTAATATTCCTTTAACGAGGTTGACATGA
- a CDS encoding response regulator has translation MTIKVLLVDDQSLIRQGLRALLELEPDLEIVGEGENGQEAINLIAELQPDVVLLDIRMPIMDGVAATREIQKHFPKTKILVLTTFDDNEYVSAALQNGAMGYLLKDTPSEELAVAIRAVYKGYTQLGPGIVKKLLTQFSHSTPTQSPPVPSSLIELTPREKEVLRLIATGASNREIAQELYISEGTVKNHVTNILNRLNLRDRTQAAIWANTYLSYLNELS, from the coding sequence ATGACCATTAAAGTATTGCTGGTAGATGACCAAAGTTTAATTCGTCAAGGATTAAGAGCATTATTAGAACTAGAACCAGATTTAGAAATAGTAGGAGAAGGAGAAAATGGTCAAGAGGCGATTAATTTGATTGCTGAACTTCAGCCAGATGTTGTATTATTAGATATCAGAATGCCAATTATGGATGGAGTTGCAGCTACACGGGAAATCCAAAAGCATTTTCCCAAAACGAAGATTTTAGTACTGACAACTTTTGATGATAATGAATATGTCTCGGCAGCTCTGCAAAATGGAGCAATGGGTTATTTATTGAAAGATACACCCTCAGAAGAATTAGCTGTGGCTATTCGCGCTGTTTATAAAGGATACACTCAATTAGGCCCAGGAATAGTCAAAAAATTGTTGACTCAATTTTCTCATTCTACACCAACTCAGTCACCGCCTGTACCATCTAGTTTAATTGAACTCACTCCCAGAGAAAAGGAGGTTTTGCGGTTAATTGCTACAGGCGCTAGTAACCGAGAAATTGCTCAGGAACTTTACATTTCTGAGGGAACAGTAAAAAATCATGTTACCAATATTTTAAACAGGTTAAATTTACGCGATCGCACTCAAGCTGCTATTTGGGCAAATACCTATTTATCCTATTTGAATGAGCTAAGTTAG
- the modA gene encoding molybdate ABC transporter substrate-binding protein, whose product MKRRQILGFLGIVVAGLLLAIGLPLVTPSPVIAQSNNILVSAAASLKDALEEIKPLYQQSKSDVNVTYNFGASGALQQQIEQGAPADIFISAGKKQVDALETKGLLLPGTRTNLANNRLVLIVAQDVEGITSFYNLTDAKIKKIAIGEPRSVPAGQYGEQVLKKLKLYDRLKPKLVFANNVRQVLAAVETGNAEAGLVYATDAKISNKVKVVVAADEKFHSPIVYPMAVLKSSKNPSASKEFVQFLSSAQAKDILKKYGFIVSK is encoded by the coding sequence ATGAAAAGAAGACAAATTCTTGGCTTCCTGGGTATAGTAGTTGCTGGCTTATTGCTGGCAATTGGGTTACCGTTAGTTACTCCTTCTCCCGTAATCGCCCAGTCTAACAACATACTTGTGTCAGCCGCCGCTAGCTTAAAAGATGCGCTGGAAGAAATTAAGCCTCTGTACCAACAAAGTAAATCAGATGTGAATGTTACTTATAATTTTGGGGCTTCTGGTGCCTTGCAGCAACAGATTGAACAAGGTGCCCCAGCGGATATTTTTATTTCGGCTGGTAAAAAACAAGTAGATGCCTTAGAAACAAAAGGACTCCTTTTGCCAGGCACCCGCACTAATCTAGCAAATAACCGTCTGGTTTTGATAGTAGCTCAGGATGTTGAGGGTATCACTAGCTTCTATAATTTAACAGATGCCAAGATTAAGAAAATTGCGATCGGTGAACCCAGAAGCGTGCCCGCAGGGCAATATGGAGAGCAAGTCTTAAAGAAATTGAAACTTTACGATCGCCTTAAACCCAAATTAGTCTTTGCTAACAATGTGCGTCAAGTCTTAGCAGCAGTAGAAACCGGTAATGCCGAAGCCGGTCTAGTTTATGCCACTGATGCCAAAATCTCCAACAAGGTAAAAGTTGTAGTCGCTGCTGATGAGAAGTTTCACTCACCGATAGTCTATCCGATGGCAGTACTCAAAAGCAGTAAAAATCCTTCTGCGTCCAAAGAATTTGTCCAGTTTTTATCTAGCGCTCAAGCTAAAGATATACTCAAAAAATATGGATTTATTGTGTCTAAATAA
- a CDS encoding DUF3598 family protein: MPKQLTEFQVFPKHIGTWSGYWIRMDPNAQEIERFEAEITQKIVDNQWLQTNTYHYADGRIFTNSFVGKVISNDEIEIEAVDVPAWKNFTTIAREHGDRIIIFNVWDKATGQLFATEMINLINNDNKCRNVQSFTEDGKLKSLMLIVEKRIST, encoded by the coding sequence ATGCCAAAACAATTGACTGAATTTCAGGTTTTCCCCAAACATATTGGCACTTGGTCAGGCTATTGGATAAGAATGGACCCTAATGCTCAAGAAATAGAACGTTTTGAAGCAGAAATCACACAAAAAATAGTTGACAATCAATGGTTACAAACCAATACTTACCATTATGCCGACGGTAGAATTTTCACTAACAGTTTTGTTGGTAAGGTAATTAGTAATGATGAAATAGAAATAGAAGCAGTAGATGTTCCCGCATGGAAAAATTTCACGACTATTGCACGCGAACATGGGGATAGAATTATCATTTTTAATGTCTGGGATAAAGCGACGGGGCAATTATTCGCAACAGAAATGATTAATCTTATAAATAACGATAATAAATGTCGCAATGTCCAAAGTTTTACAGAAGATGGGAAATTGAAAAGCTTAATGTTAATAGTTGAAAAGCGGATTTCTACTTGA
- a CDS encoding lipid-A-disaccharide synthase, with amino-acid sequence MTQVDILILSNGPGEVTTWVRPVVKALRQKFGNDRNQLRISVVLSPCPNATGKEAAIALSYPEVDRVQSPEHFWQFLLWGKTLENWDWRSCGVVVFLGGDQIFPVVIGKKLGYRTVVYAEWEARWHNWIDRFGVMKPQVAAGVSQKYAHKFTVVGDLMLEANTNLSSVKSHPLLTNDTGQITDLIGILPGSKAAKLTQGIPLMLAIAEHIHANKPQTKFVIPVAPTVDLQTLASFGDSQKNPFVETFGLSNVSLIIPEDGKSKASLKTQRGLTVELCQENPAYDLLSQCSICLTTVGANTAELGALGVPMIVVLPTQQLDAMRSWDGLPGLLANLPGVGSTFAKVINWVFLSRKGLLAWPNIWAQEEIVPELVGKLQPSEVGEMVLDFLAHPEKLDEIRAKLRRVRGESGAAQKIAQIVCEEIEKVGGDVKN; translated from the coding sequence ATGACTCAAGTAGATATTCTGATACTATCAAATGGTCCAGGTGAGGTAACAACCTGGGTGCGTCCAGTGGTAAAGGCATTGCGGCAAAAATTCGGCAATGACCGAAATCAACTGAGGATAAGTGTAGTCCTGTCGCCTTGCCCAAATGCTACTGGTAAAGAAGCTGCGATCGCTCTTTCTTACCCAGAAGTAGACAGAGTTCAATCCCCAGAGCATTTTTGGCAATTTTTGCTCTGGGGGAAAACATTGGAAAATTGGGACTGGAGAAGTTGCGGTGTAGTGGTTTTCCTCGGTGGCGATCAAATTTTCCCTGTAGTCATCGGTAAAAAATTAGGATATCGCACAGTTGTTTATGCCGAATGGGAAGCCCGGTGGCATAACTGGATTGATCGCTTTGGAGTTATGAAACCTCAAGTTGCTGCTGGCGTTTCCCAAAAATATGCCCACAAATTCACTGTTGTGGGAGATTTGATGTTAGAAGCTAATACTAATTTGTCATCAGTCAAGAGCCATCCCTTATTAACAAATGACACAGGACAAATAACTGACTTAATTGGTATCTTACCGGGTTCAAAAGCCGCAAAATTAACCCAAGGGATACCTTTAATGTTAGCGATCGCCGAACACATCCACGCCAACAAACCCCAAACCAAATTTGTGATTCCTGTGGCTCCAACGGTGGATTTACAAACCTTAGCTAGTTTTGGCGATTCCCAAAAAAACCCTTTTGTGGAAACTTTTGGTCTTAGCAATGTTTCCTTAATTATTCCAGAGGACGGTAAAAGCAAGGCATCACTCAAAACGCAGAGGGGTCTAACTGTAGAATTATGCCAAGAAAACCCTGCCTATGACTTATTATCACAGTGCTCCATTTGCCTAACTACAGTCGGGGCAAACACCGCTGAACTCGGTGCTTTAGGAGTGCCGATGATTGTTGTGCTACCTACCCAACAATTGGATGCGATGCGTTCTTGGGATGGTTTACCGGGCTTATTGGCTAATTTGCCAGGGGTGGGTTCTACCTTTGCCAAGGTGATTAACTGGGTGTTCCTCAGTCGCAAAGGTTTATTAGCATGGCCGAATATCTGGGCACAGGAGGAAATCGTGCCGGAACTTGTAGGCAAACTCCAGCCGTCAGAAGTTGGAGAAATGGTATTAGATTTTTTGGCTCATCCAGAAAAATTGGACGAGATTCGAGCCAAGCTACGTCGAGTTCGTGGCGAAAGCGGAGCAGCCCAAAAGATAGCACAGATTGTTTGTGAGGAAATTGAGAAAGTCGGGGGAGATGTCAAAAATTAA
- a CDS encoding peroxiredoxin, whose translation MISRRTFLSILFASCISIISWLNFTPTADALGGKLPTINQPAPEFTLPTNTGDGKISLSDFRGKWVVLYFYPKDFTSGCTIEARRFQEDLPKYLEKNTEILGVSADDIDSHAKFCDSEGLKFPLLADTDGSVSKAYGSWLSFLSMRHSFIIDPQGILRETFVKVNPTIHSSEVLARLEKLQSAAS comes from the coding sequence ATGATTTCCCGCCGCACTTTTTTAAGCATATTATTTGCCAGCTGTATTTCTATTATTAGCTGGCTGAATTTTACCCCTACTGCCGACGCTCTTGGTGGTAAACTTCCTACAATTAATCAACCGGCGCCGGAGTTTACTTTGCCAACTAACACAGGTGATGGCAAAATTTCCCTCTCTGACTTTCGTGGTAAGTGGGTAGTTTTATACTTTTATCCCAAAGACTTCACCTCTGGTTGTACTATAGAAGCTCGTCGTTTTCAGGAAGACTTACCCAAGTATCTGGAAAAAAACACCGAAATTCTCGGTGTCAGTGCTGATGATATTGATTCCCACGCTAAATTTTGTGATTCAGAGGGACTAAAATTCCCTTTGTTGGCTGATACTGATGGTTCAGTGAGTAAAGCTTACGGTTCGTGGCTGAGTTTCTTATCTATGCGCCACAGTTTTATCATCGATCCTCAAGGCATCTTGCGCGAAACTTTTGTCAAAGTCAACCCAACTATTCACAGTTCAGAAGTATTAGCACGACTAGAAAAGTTACAATCGGCAGCTTCTTAA
- the ligA gene encoding NAD-dependent DNA ligase LigA, producing MTQIQSQVKRTEELRQLLQQASYAYYVLDAPIMEDAVYDQLYRELQQLEIQYPELTTPDSPTQRVGERPATQFTSVRHNIPLYSLENAFNISELQAWEQRWRRQVPKPDSVKYVTELKIDGSALALTYQNGILVRGATRGDGVAGEDITQNVRTIRSIPLRLNFEGLEILERVEVRGEAFLPLEVFKQINEERQKAGEQLFANPRNAAAGTLRQLDSRIVAKRRLDFFAYTLHIPGRDDTSIANTQWEALELLEKMGFRVNPNHKLCASLKEVAEYYEYWDTERLNLPYMTDGVVVKLDAFKLQEQLGFTQKFPRWAVALKYPAEEAPTRVENIAVNVGRTGALTPLAQMRPVQLAGTTVSRATLHNSDRIAQLDIRIGDTVIVRKAGEIIPEVVRVLKELRPADTEPFIMPTDCPVCGQSVVRESGEAVTRCVNASCAAILKGSIEHWVSRDALDIKGMGEKLVYQLVDKGLVHSVADLYELTEERLYDLERMGKKSAEKLVDAIAQSKNQPWSRVLYGLGIRHVGSVNAQLLTQKYAKVEELATAKQSDIEGIYGIGAEIAQSVYQWFRIDANQTLIQRLQAEGLQFTATESTETDNNSNQKFAGKIFVITGTLPTLKRDEAKSLIQKAGGKVTDSVSKKTDYLVVGEDAGSKLEKAISLGIMQLSETELLEMANNS from the coding sequence ATGACACAGATTCAGTCTCAAGTCAAGCGCACAGAAGAACTGCGCCAGTTATTGCAACAAGCCAGCTATGCTTATTACGTCTTAGATGCTCCAATTATGGAGGATGCAGTCTATGACCAGTTATATCGAGAATTACAACAACTAGAAATTCAGTATCCAGAGTTAACGACACCAGATAGTCCGACTCAGCGCGTGGGTGAGAGACCGGCAACTCAGTTTACCTCGGTGCGCCATAATATTCCCCTCTACAGTTTGGAGAATGCATTTAATATCAGTGAGTTGCAAGCCTGGGAACAACGTTGGCGGCGACAAGTACCTAAACCTGACTCAGTGAAATATGTCACCGAATTGAAAATTGATGGTTCTGCCTTGGCTCTGACGTATCAAAATGGAATTTTAGTTAGGGGTGCAACTAGGGGTGATGGGGTGGCGGGTGAAGATATCACCCAAAACGTGCGGACAATTCGCTCAATTCCTCTGCGGTTGAATTTTGAAGGTTTAGAAATTTTAGAAAGGGTGGAAGTCCGAGGCGAAGCTTTTTTACCGTTGGAAGTGTTTAAACAAATTAATGAGGAAAGGCAAAAAGCAGGTGAGCAATTATTTGCTAATCCTCGGAATGCCGCAGCTGGTACACTCAGGCAACTAGACTCGCGCATTGTGGCTAAGCGGCGATTAGATTTTTTTGCTTACACCTTGCATATTCCTGGTAGAGATGACACCAGTATTGCTAATACTCAATGGGAAGCTTTGGAATTGTTAGAAAAAATGGGTTTTCGAGTCAACCCCAACCATAAATTGTGTGCTTCCCTAAAAGAAGTGGCAGAATATTACGAATACTGGGATACCGAACGGCTGAATTTACCCTACATGACTGATGGGGTAGTAGTGAAGTTGGATGCTTTTAAACTTCAGGAACAGCTAGGCTTTACCCAGAAATTTCCCCGATGGGCGGTAGCTTTGAAGTATCCAGCCGAAGAAGCGCCCACCCGTGTGGAAAATATAGCTGTGAATGTGGGGAGAACCGGGGCGTTAACGCCGTTAGCCCAGATGCGTCCTGTACAACTGGCGGGGACGACAGTTTCTCGCGCTACTTTACATAATAGCGATCGCATTGCTCAATTAGATATCCGCATTGGCGATACTGTGATTGTCCGCAAAGCTGGCGAAATCATCCCAGAAGTGGTGAGGGTACTCAAAGAACTTCGTCCTGCTGACACCGAACCCTTTATCATGCCTACCGATTGCCCAGTCTGCGGTCAATCGGTGGTGCGAGAATCAGGTGAGGCTGTGACTCGCTGCGTCAATGCTTCTTGTGCAGCGATTCTCAAAGGTTCCATTGAACATTGGGTAAGTCGTGATGCCTTAGATATTAAAGGCATGGGAGAAAAGTTGGTATACCAACTCGTTGATAAAGGTTTGGTGCATTCCGTTGCCGATTTATATGAGTTGACAGAAGAAAGATTATATGATTTGGAAAGAATGGGGAAAAAATCCGCAGAGAAATTAGTGGATGCGATCGCTCAATCAAAAAACCAACCTTGGTCAAGGGTATTATATGGTTTAGGCATCCGTCATGTAGGCAGTGTGAATGCTCAATTGTTGACTCAGAAATATGCCAAGGTGGAAGAGTTAGCTACAGCAAAACAGTCAGATATTGAAGGCATTTACGGTATTGGTGCTGAAATTGCTCAATCTGTTTATCAGTGGTTTCGGATTGATGCCAACCAAACCTTAATACAACGATTGCAGGCAGAAGGATTGCAATTTACTGCCACAGAATCAACGGAAACAGATAATAATAGTAATCAAAAGTTCGCTGGAAAAATTTTTGTAATTACGGGTACGTTGCCGACCTTAAAGCGGGATGAGGCTAAGTCGTTGATTCAAAAAGCTGGGGGCAAAGTGACTGATTCAGTCAGTAAAAAAACAGATTATTTGGTAGTAGGAGAAGATGCGGGTTCTAAGTTAGAAAAAGCGATTTCGTTGGGAATTATGCAGTTAAGTGAAACGGAGTTATTAGAGATGGCTAATAATTCGTAA
- a CDS encoding ATP-binding protein, with translation MPSLKLSLNGLQIVKQARQEKAWTIDNPRWLEEASQIIEPGRDWENAEVFAAGVSLSTWKRFLKGDAIDASVLKAFCQVLGLNWQDLLDRPVNSSASGTTQIPNIPLFFGRRYELATLTQAVEQRTRLIVITGMGGIGKTALAAKLAEASKYSFQQTLWFDFHVTPPTIDLFPLLLPKTLLVFDGWDRILGGDANGGLRQRAGQYRLEYESYAGFLRSVVQTNHSSCVILTSREQPEELNTLSGNGAVIFPLGGLMEGAIELLQHHRLIFDAQQWITLVNQYGGNPLFLNMAANFIQELFAGDVAEFLASGTLVAGEFEPLVAQWLREISMLEQTLIKCLATQPQGLTREEILLHFENHPSNGDILAGLLSLKRRALVETTKDDNKQRFFLQPVILKCVQRLFKSQQ, from the coding sequence ATGCCTAGCCTCAAACTCTCGCTGAATGGACTACAAATTGTTAAACAAGCTCGTCAAGAAAAAGCTTGGACAATTGATAATCCACGCTGGTTAGAAGAAGCAAGTCAAATTATCGAACCTGGGCGTGACTGGGAAAATGCAGAAGTTTTTGCAGCAGGTGTATCTTTATCGACATGGAAACGTTTCCTTAAAGGTGATGCCATTGATGCCTCAGTACTTAAAGCATTTTGTCAGGTTTTGGGTTTGAATTGGCAAGACTTACTCGATCGCCCTGTCAATTCGTCTGCATCTGGTACAACCCAAATCCCAAATATTCCTTTGTTCTTTGGGCGGCGTTACGAACTAGCGACACTCACCCAAGCAGTTGAGCAAAGAACGCGCCTGATTGTAATTACAGGGATGGGGGGTATCGGTAAAACAGCTTTAGCAGCAAAACTTGCTGAAGCTTCTAAATACAGTTTTCAGCAAACTCTGTGGTTTGATTTTCATGTGACTCCACCAACAATAGATTTGTTTCCACTTCTACTACCAAAAACTCTGTTAGTTTTTGATGGTTGGGATCGGATTTTGGGTGGCGATGCCAACGGCGGGCTACGCCAACGTGCGGGGCAATATCGTTTAGAATACGAATCCTACGCTGGTTTTCTGCGTTCTGTAGTGCAAACGAATCATTCGAGTTGCGTAATTTTGACCAGTCGAGAACAACCAGAGGAATTAAATACCCTGAGTGGGAATGGTGCAGTTATTTTCCCACTTGGTGGTTTGATGGAAGGTGCGATCGAGCTTTTGCAGCATCATCGGCTCATATTTGATGCCCAGCAGTGGATTACCCTGGTAAATCAGTATGGTGGCAATCCCTTATTTTTGAACATGGCGGCAAATTTTATTCAGGAATTATTTGCTGGCGATGTGGCAGAGTTTTTAGCCTCTGGAACCCTAGTTGCTGGTGAATTTGAGCCACTGGTGGCGCAATGGTTGAGGGAGATTTCGATGCTGGAACAAACTCTCATCAAGTGTTTGGCTACACAACCCCAGGGATTAACTCGTGAAGAGATACTATTACACTTTGAAAATCATCCTTCAAATGGAGATATTTTGGCTGGGCTTTTATCCTTAAAGCGCAGGGCATTAGTAGAAACCACGAAAGATGATAATAAGCAACGCTTTTTTTTACAACCAGTTATTCTCAAATGCGTACAGCGTTTGTTTAAATCTCAACAGTAG
- a CDS encoding M23 family metallopeptidase, protein MTKRQQRVVLSGATLLILGLGLVSLITLLPKPEIVRAREVQPKKVARANGWLAASFPVENFQAYTSGFGYRPSATGGSNWEFHGGLDMAAPQGSYIRNWWVGTVIKVGDGNACGSHIVIKSGEWEHTYCHMEGNVETASGRRYLIDRAGGIQIWEGQQIPTGARIGRVGMTGRTTGPHLHWGLKYSNNYVDPALVLQAMFSQQKVSSRATSRVRSQQSKVVIQDSKVIRDSGY, encoded by the coding sequence ATGACGAAGAGGCAACAAAGAGTAGTACTTTCTGGAGCCACACTGTTGATATTAGGATTGGGTTTGGTAAGTTTAATTACTCTATTGCCTAAGCCAGAAATAGTTAGAGCTAGAGAAGTTCAGCCAAAGAAAGTAGCGAGAGCTAATGGTTGGCTAGCAGCTTCTTTCCCCGTAGAAAACTTTCAAGCTTACACATCTGGTTTTGGTTACCGTCCCTCGGCTACTGGCGGTTCTAATTGGGAATTTCATGGCGGCTTAGACATGGCTGCTCCCCAAGGTAGTTACATTCGTAATTGGTGGGTAGGTACAGTAATTAAAGTTGGCGATGGCAACGCTTGCGGTTCCCATATAGTAATTAAATCAGGAGAATGGGAACACACTTATTGCCACATGGAAGGAAACGTAGAAACTGCATCTGGTCGTCGTTATTTGATTGACCGCGCAGGTGGAATTCAAATCTGGGAAGGTCAGCAAATACCGACTGGAGCCAGAATTGGTAGGGTGGGAATGACTGGACGCACCACTGGGCCACATCTCCACTGGGGACTAAAATATAGCAATAATTATGTAGACCCGGCACTTGTTTTGCAAGCAATGTTTTCCCAGCAAAAAGTTTCTAGTAGAGCGACTTCAAGAGTACGTTCTCAACAATCAAAAGTTGTAATTCAAGATTCAAAAGTTATTCGGGATTCTGGTTATTAG
- a CDS encoding HNH endonuclease — protein MQVQQQTQQPHILQNSVVVFSKNYLPLARINIKRAIVLLVTGQAESLDFGSTKQWEVRSPSVVLQVPEHIRLTTGNPERHWKVPPVNRREVLKRDNHTCQYCGSGKRLTLDHVIPRSKGGQHSWDNVVTACERCNSTKSDRLLHEASMVLKSKPKAPIHPAVAFAEQFWSVQRLNENE, from the coding sequence ATGCAAGTCCAGCAGCAAACTCAGCAACCACACATACTACAAAATTCGGTGGTAGTCTTCTCCAAGAACTACCTACCATTGGCACGCATCAACATCAAACGAGCAATAGTACTGTTAGTTACAGGTCAAGCAGAATCATTGGATTTTGGCAGTACAAAGCAGTGGGAAGTTCGTTCACCCAGTGTTGTACTACAAGTTCCGGAACACATTCGTTTAACAACGGGTAATCCAGAACGACACTGGAAAGTACCTCCGGTGAATCGTCGTGAAGTACTCAAGCGAGACAATCACACTTGCCAATACTGTGGTAGCGGTAAGCGTTTAACCCTTGACCATGTGATTCCTCGTTCCAAAGGTGGACAGCACAGCTGGGATAACGTTGTCACTGCTTGCGAGAGGTGTAACTCAACCAAGAGCGATCGCTTACTTCATGAAGCCTCTATGGTACTCAAAAGCAAACCCAAAGCTCCAATTCACCCCGCCGTCGCCTTTGCAGAGCAGTTTTGGAGCGTACAACGCCTGAATGAAAACGAGTAA
- the sipA gene encoding regulatory protein SipA, with translation MSKEFPIGSKVRVVALPPYVKTAEPMPMLRPPDVIRIGEEGIVLDRRPGGYWGIRFSKGAFLLDSQYIESTDIPPQSDSE, from the coding sequence ATGTCTAAAGAATTCCCTATTGGTAGTAAAGTCCGTGTCGTAGCATTACCACCCTACGTTAAAACCGCTGAACCTATGCCCATGCTGCGCCCCCCCGATGTGATTCGGATTGGCGAAGAAGGTATAGTTCTTGACCGTAGACCTGGTGGATATTGGGGTATTCGCTTCTCTAAAGGAGCCTTTCTCCTAGATAGCCAATACATCGAAAGCACAGATATTCCTCCCCAATCTGACTCAGAGTGA